Part of the Mytilus galloprovincialis chromosome 14, xbMytGall1.hap1.1, whole genome shotgun sequence genome is shown below.
TGCTAGTCCATAAAGTACTCTGAATGTTATTCCATAATCTAACACCCCATAGTAATTTAGCAGTGATGCAGAAAATAATGGAGTCCAGCATATCACgtaaactgaaattaaaaacgattaaattacatatacatatataaagcaTAACTCCCTCAAACAACAACCGACTTATAAAGACAAATGTATTAATTTGTAATTCTTGGTTTATATTTTAAGCTTGTTTAAGTAATACTAGCTTTGTAATTAGTATGATAGAAGTCTGTTTAAATAAGTGTTGGAAACAGAATAACTGGAACAACCATCTGCACGACGATTGACATTTAACAAATTAAGGTTGGAGTCAAATTCACCTTATTTTGAGCGGAAATTTGACGTTCGACCAGAGATATATTTATTGGTCAtatattattgatttatttaaatgttccACATATGCTCCAAAAATATGACGTTTTTACTTTTAGGTTTTTGGAATTGATGATAGATCTGCGGTTTTATACAGGTAGTGCCATTGAAACATTTTCCCCATTAAACTCTACTCTTCTTTCTATAATTTATCAACATATAGGTAAAAATCATTATTTGAAAGTATTACACAAATCCTCGTTATATTAAtcgttttaaaatgtttaaagcaAAAGATTGTCgatgttaaatatttgaaaatctacaGAAAATTATTTCTCCCCAAATTCTCAATGACTTATATTTTTGAGTACAAGCACACGGAACCTTCAGTTTTTTCTCCTATTTTGGTTCCTTTTGTATAcactttcaattttttgttttaatttttaaaaagagtaGGGAACATCCTTAACtatataatgtaaaataaacCTACTGAGTTTACTATTCGTTTTAGTGAATTATTGTTTATTCAACATTGGCTAGAGTTATAGAGGGAGAGTTGAGACATCACAGATAACATTCAAACACATCGTAATCTTGCACTTGTTCTAAGTCCGAAACGTAAGGCCTTTCTTTATTCTAtgtattttgacaaattttataataataaaaactgTCGATACATGAATGCTGCAAACAGTAAAAAAGACACGATCTTGTGCTACACAAAGAAGATGAAGTAGTATTGTCAGAGAGACAATTCACCACAAAAGACTAAATAACACATCAATTATAAAGtttctataaaaggccccgaaatgacaaacaTAAAACTATTCTAACGAAACAAATAGTTGGTCTTTTTCGAACGTATACTTCAGTTCGTTATCAAAATagacacatataaaaaaaatcaccaatagATAAATCGTCGAACCCAATTAGACTAAACTGttgtctacatatatatataacgaaAACTAAAGCAGTTTACAATAGTATTGATTTATACAAGTTGTGGCACTAACAATTAGCATCCCACGAAAACAAATGAATTCATAATATTACTTGATTTGAATTTAAAACCATTTAGTCTTACCTACTGAAATCACAAGCAGTTGTTTTACAGTCCTCATCTTAGCTTTGAAATTTACACGTTCATGCACATCTACAAAAACATTACACTTTGCATATGACATACTTATCATAACTAATATTTATATAGATACCtgtgaataataataaaataaataatcaaagtatATGTAAAACCCTTACAATGGTATAAAAGATACTATATTATGAATTTAATTAAAAAGATAACCTGTATCCCTAGAAATACCCATATGATATTCAAACCAATGTAACATTTTGAAGAACATATAATGTGCGTTTTTGAAGAACCATATTGTAACCTATGAATCTTATAACAGACCAAAgcttaaaaaatgaaagtggcaaAGACGGTTGTGTCATGTACTCTATTTGTCGTACGACGAAATATTTTCATtgacttttcttctttttttcaaccTGGAAAATGGAGGTTTTGTACctgttaagatttttttcaagttGATTCCAAAACGTTATATGCTAATGTTTTAATTCGGAAATGCACTCATGTCAATTTACTGTTTGTTGCAAAAGAACTAgaatttattttcatgtttttataatttattattcaaAGAATTAATTACTATAAGAAAAATATGGTAAACAACTATAACAAATTAATTATCGCTGGATCAATTTGATtcattatgatttaaaaaatcaatataagcATGCAAACGGTCATTTTATCCAACTATTTCAATTCTAAACTGTACACCAAATTATTTTACTTATACTTTATGTTGCATGTTACCCTTTCTTGTCCATTTCGCGGCCATTTAATTTCGCTGATTTATAATTTACTTAATGTAGtttaataaagaaagataaacgttgtttttaaaatatttacgaCGATTTATATACTAGTAAGCATTTCTTCCTTGTAGCAAAAGCCGCAAAAATGATTTGCTAGCAAACATAAGTTGGTTTACTGTACTCGAGAGGATATCGTTGCTTGATCCAATTCTTATCTATGAATAAGATTATAAATAATGCACATTCTTACCGTCGTTATTagaggttgttttaatacatttgtacatcctTCTTTTGTGGATCGCCATATAAATCATTATGTAACAAGTTATAATGAATATCAACGGTATTATGAGGAGGACACACACATCAAAATATCGAATAACCTATAAAAAGAACAGCTTTTGTTAGTGTTGTTGAGACATAACTAGTTAATGACTTTACAAACCTCAGAATTACAAAGTAATAATTGCATATGTAAACGTGAGATTGTATAACTAGGAATTTCGTTGATCATTAATCGCGAAATATTGGGTCCTATATAGGATATGAAACATGGAACTCATTTTAAAAGGTTCTTTTATCAAATCTGTATTGGTAAAAAATTGTCTGAAAGTAATTTACAAGGAAGTCTCGCATTAAACGAGCCACTTTTGTAACGCTTCACTTTAATTTATAGTCATCTTTATATTCATGCAACGTTTAATATGTAAACTGTAATCcagacaaaataaaaagatcCACACTTTCAAAAGATGACAGACATTGATGTTTAAATAAAATCCATATCAATTGGATTCTAAAATTAAGCGAGgataaaaattttatttcaacaaatcaGGAAACAATCTTCTTGTACTCAAAATGAATATAAAGAGTATTAAAGACATTGATAAAGCTAAGTTACAAAATTTTCCAGATTTTTACAGCAAATAATTAAAATGGATTATTGAAAAAAGAGGAAATATAAAATATCCCACAAGATTTTTGGAATTTAGAAAACAAGTTTTGTGGGGAAATGATGATATCAGGcatcacggtcataaaactttcgagcatgatttgtgtactcagactcgaaaatcaaccaatcaaattgctggatttcatgttttgagcatgatttttgtgctctgagcactgagcaaagttttatgccttcaaggcctggtTTAACAGAAAATGTTTAAACTTTGACGATTGGATAAAAAACGatattattgatttaaatatcATTGATGAACATCTTATCTAAacgtaaatataaacaaaattggaTTAAACAAATACATATGTTAACAAAAGCAATACCAATGAATTTGAAATTGATTCTTCGTACCGACGAATCCATCAAAACTGAAAATAAAGTTGTTAATGACTTAAAATTAGGTACAAGACAATAACTCCATTAATGGACACAAGGGAACTTCATAAAAtgttgaaactaaaaaaaaatcttaaaaaaaataaacggtTTTTTATGTGGGAAAAAATGATCTGACAAAAACTTAAGTTACAAGTtcaaaaacaactttatttttatttttcaatatctcAATGATCACAGATTGAAAATATGGAGATGGAAACTTATTCactatattctgtcatgtaatgAACTATTAAAACAGTGGAAATTTACTGAGGACAACTCATGTAAGCATTGTTAAGAAAAAGATAACGATGAACATTTTTTTGTCAGCTGCTCAATTAGAATACAGACTTTCTAAAGATAGCATTGAAATTAATGAACTCCCTAGGTATAGACAAAAACATTATAAGTTTTGAAAATGTAGAAAAAGGGTACAAAAGTGAAGACCCAGCATACTTTAATATTAACTACACACTAAACATAATATccttttcaatatataaaaaatgttatgtctcagaaaagaagacaaaaaaatatacattttgaaacttttcaaaaaaaatttcaGATATTATTGCAATGAACAATTTTGATAACTAAAATAATAGTAAGACAATTCCAAACACTAATAGATTCATTGAAAATTATTAAATGAATCAGAATTAAATCAatatcaaatgttttgaaacattattttataaaaagtacGAAACATTGTAAGCACAATTGTTAATTGTTTACAAGTCAAATATGGTCATGTTTCTTCATATGTTCAATCATGCATGTCGGCATGTGTTCCTGATATGTTTGTAAGAATGTTCAACCATGCATAAGTTACGACAtggtacatatttttgtttttattttagatttctgtaTGTGTGAttcataaatattataaaaaagataGGCATGTATCATCACGATTCTTTTTTTATAGTGTAGTCTGTAGAGAAATAATCTGTTAATTGTGCACGCTTAACTGAATGATTTAACTTGTGCAATACATATAAACGACGACATAAAATAGATCAGTAgaaaacttaaacaaaaattatatactcacaaaattttataaaataatttaaagccTGTTTATATAAGAATATTTAGGCACATTCGATCATCCGATAACGCACATGTTTGCTGAACCAGGACTATGCCCAGTTTTTTCAATTAAACAAGGATCATATGATCAAATCGATAACGGAAAAAGTTATGtataaaatatggaaataaaaacaaagatctGTACTGTATGTGTATTCACAATATTTATTATCTATATTTGTGAAATTCATTATATTGTAGATACTAATATTATGAATAAGTTATATCTTATCAAATAGGGCTTCCCTAAACTATTAGGTAAACTAACCACAAGGGATATTAAATCATAAGACATAAACTTAGTAAgttaaactgtaacagcaaatatgcaataaagatattgcaacgttaaagaaaaatgtaatctttaatgCTGGATGTAATCTGTTACATTGGAATGACACACAATTGATAAAGTTGCATTTATTAGCGCATTAATTCTGAactaaaaattgtttaaaaagcaATCATACAAGACTATGGAAATATCACGAATTGTTCTTTTGCGAATTTATTATAAGATTAAAAGGACATCATAAATAATGACCTGTGCATTGCTGTGCccgtcccaagtcaagagcctctggcctttgttagtgttccatgatttttaattttagtttcttgtgtatatttcggagcaTAGTaagacgtccattatcactatacatttttgtttaggggtcagctgaaatGTCTCGTTGCATTGACACGACCCAGTGGTGGCCTTCGgcttctgctctttggtcagattgtttgtatctttgacacattcccattgtATTCTGAATTTTATATTAAGTGCATGTGACGCGCTGAAATGTTAAGAAAATTGTGATAATATCATATTACTTACTTGATCGTACGGAAATTCGTGGAGGCATGCATCCTCTAAATATGTTTTTGGTGAGTAGTAAGTCACATGCACAACATATTGAATTGCAAGTAGCGATCCAAGAATCCATGCAGACAGTGCTAGTCCACATCTATATGTCTTTAATCTAGTGACGGTTGATAGTGGTTTTACAATCACGTTCATTCGGTCTATAGATAAAACAACTATGGCATAtgttgacacataaaatgaaaacGGTGCAAGATATCCATAAAATACATAACAGGTAAACTTATTCCAATCAACTTCGAACCAAACATGAATCGTTTCCGGCAAAACATGGAAAAGTCCGACACACAAATCTGAAATTAGAATCAATTGTTCAACAATGTAGTCAAGAACaaacatttaaaagatttaaaagaataCAAGTTTAAGAGTAATTTAACGTTATTGATAGTTACATACGTACATGTATAACGAATATGCATGTTGAAATATGATACATAAAATAGTCAACAATAGTAATACGAAGGCTTAAGCAGCTGTGTCATTCATTTGTATTGACCTATTCCAAATTGATTAAAATACATATCAAAAGTGTCCCAGTTCTTTTTTACAAGGATATCAAACCTCTCTGTcctactttctgttttaaatgtCTTCATGTATCTTCTGATTTTGGCAGAATAAAACACCTCTAAACATATGTTAGCAGTAATTTGATTGATTGCCTACATAAACatcaaaacagaaagtagaattttgtgttgtcagatccttgtaaGCATAGCTTGGATGCAGGGTCTGTATTGTAATTAGATTAGACATATTCTATGTGTATAGCAATCATTGTAAAgtattattaaaattgagaaaggaaatgcaTGGAGAATGTGtaaaagggacaacaacccgaccaaagagcagataccaACCGAAGGCCAACTATGGGTCTTCAATTCAGCGAAATAATCAGGCATGCAGAGTCATGCTTCAGCTGTCCCTTAAACAAACAGGTATACTAGTTAAGGGATAATGGATGTCATATAAAActctgaaatacatgtatatgaaagttgtttattttttaaaatatgcaatttatattgtaaaattgagaatggaaattaggaatgtgtcaaagagacaacaacccgatcaacaGACAAaatcagaaggtcaccaacaggtcttcaattcaGCGAGAAAGTCCCGCAcctgtaggcgtccttcagctgacccctaaaaaaatatgtatactagtacagtgatgatggacgtcatactaaactccgaattatatacaagaatctaaaattaaaaatcgcaCAAGACTAACAAAATCCAGAGGCCCCTGAcgtgggacaggcgcacaaatgcagcggagttaaacatgtttttgttttttttatatctcaaccctccctctatatcTCTAGCAAATTATCTTATTGCGGATATCATATCTTGtatctgtattatttttttgcaatttaagATGAATGTATGCATGCATattgaatttataatttattactaTAAAAGACTGGTATTGCAAATAATATCGGCTCTAGACCCCGATAACGACTTCTTTATTCGATTAAATGTGTTATGTATGATATGATAATGAAAGTTTTAATGATTATTATAATATTCTATGAAAGTTCTATAAAAATGTAACATACTCTAATGATAATCTAAGCATGTTACTATAGCAGGACAGAAACAACTGCAATCAATTTAAGGATTTACAAGAAGGTCTTGATGACCTTTATTCTTTAAGGTGTTACATCCAATCATAAGGGTTGCACATGTCTATCAGTCAAGTATACCGATTTTCCTAGGTGTCCTGTGATAGGcatgtttatgacgtctttaaacGAAATCCATTGGaagttggatgtgtacggattgattttTTTGTCTAAGATGCAGGATTTTTTTAAGTTGTTAGAGGCTTTGAACtggctgtcagttaactgcgagaaGTCTCAGACTGTGCttagtgtatttttgttgttgggatgtacaggTTCCCGTCCACGTACActtatatgtgcctgtcccaagtcaggagcctataactCAGTGGTAGTGctttgtttatgtatttcatatttgttattcgttcatttttataaggccgttagttttctcgttttaaattgttttacattgtacatgttgtaatgtcGGGGCGTTTTAAAGCTTACTATGTGGTATTaactttggtcattgttgaaggacgtacagtgacctatagttgtgaatttcCGTGTCATGATGGAattttatggagagttgtctcattggtaatcataacacatcttcttttttatatgttaccATGCGTTACAATGAGAGTGGCAGTATTATGCAGTAAAAACGAGGAGTATTGTTAGagaaaaggcagaaatatcaaacTTTCAACCAACAAGATTACAAATAATCGGTGACTTTTTAAGACAATTGGTTAAATATTAAGCGGGAGATAAACTTGATATATATTCAGACTGAATCAAAACTTATCAGTTATGTATTCCCAGACTTTTGTTGAGCTTCCTATTATATTTGCAGGACCATGTCAAGAAATCGAAGGTCATTTTGAATATAAGTCATATCGAAACTCTTCGTCACGTCACGATAATCATTTGTTCGTGTGTAGTAATCATGTATAAAATGTTCTTTCATTTAAATAGTAATGAAAATAGAATATTAGACAAATGTTAACAAAGCAACACGTGTTTTCATATAAGATttgtcttttattgttttttgtgaCTCAATACGTGATTCAATATTGGGTGGACAAACACGGCGAATATTGTTTACAAAAGgaattaattatataatagtaTGAAAGAAATGAATATTCGTACCTAAAGGGTACGTCATATCCTAGTTACGAAATAatgaacatatccaatatcatctgagAAACGGATAGTCCATAACGGTCAACttactcgtgatggcgtccattgAATTTAGAAAAATTCGAATATATATAACCAAGAGCTTCGTTGTCACTGTCTTATACATATTAAAGGCACATAACTTTAAATTTCTTGTCGTGATAGTTTTGATAGAGTTTTTATTTTGTACGGGTTTGCATAACAATAATTGTTCTTCCTTAATTTTTGCGCCGTTTTAACTTCTCTCAGATTGATGTTTTTGAAATTAACAAACACTAAATGcatttaaaaactaaaattttaaagttagaCACGTACATAATATTTGCTCTTTTCGTTAGCTCTCACATTGCATGCATTGttaattgaaatttatttgaacTCCGCAGTGAAACAAATAAGTTACAGGATTAAATACAGGATTtggtaaataaatgaaattgatgaAGCAATAGAGAATGATGAAATATTGttttctctattttaaaaatatatagctACTTACCAGCATAAGATAAATTAGCGACAAAGAATCCCATTCTGGATTTTCTCTTTCGTCTCATCAGTAACCCAATAACGATAGTATTCAATATAACTATTCCACTGAATATACTAAAGGAGATCCATTTAAATATTCCTTCAAAATTCTAATGTAAAgatattaaataaactcatcatagataccaggaataaatttagtGTATACACCGACGTATAGAGTATGATAAACAATGTATAGGCCAGACAATAAATACTATCCCATGAATATACTAAAGACGATCCattgaaatattctttaaaaatatatggTAGGGTAATTGAATATAAACatcataaaagtaaaatacatcTTCAAAAATGTACAGTAAAGTGATGACATATATGGTTAAGAACAAAGATTAAAGAGAACTAAATTCGCGGTTCTTATTCAACTATATGTGTTTCTCTGCCGAATCTCACTCATTTTCACATTGACCTACTGTGATTGTTTGGTTGATCATAACATAGAACGGAACTTTAACTGACTGTTAAGTGGACGGTTTCGCTAGCAACAACACCAATTATAACCTACCAATTTCTTCAGAAAATATTGTACCAATtgaccgtttcagaatctaaaggactatgggtaatttcattgttcgtaccccaaaataaaaataacgttatgtcattggttgaatttccattgtttaggacgtttttaaccaatcacgacgttttgatgtacacttttgaaaatattacccagaatgcattagattctgaaacggcgaattcaaAAATACGACAGGTTTTTCTCACTTGTTCTGTTgatagattttgattttgcaagTATGTATGGTCttcaatgttttgaattttcctgggagttcagtatCTTTTTTAGTCAACTATTCATTACGCTTACAACctcattgatattttataaaacatgCTACATTCATAAGATAACTGTGACATATTTACCGTTGTAACTAGCATTGAACGCACTGTGTACATTTCACACTGATCCTGTTTATAGTTGAATTAGGATTCATAATATACCGCTGAACAAATCATGTTGTTTCATTGACGTTAAGGTAGATGGAGTGTCTAATTTTAATCCATagattttttgtaataatttgccaaaatgtagtttatatcatgctttttaaaaaggataataaaaagaatgggtcacgggGCTTATTTGCACGCTACACAGTATTCAAAATtaacagattttgtatagattatgcattgaaaacccaattttctgcataaaagcataaactacaccatagaattttgagataacatatgagaTGTTtgctttaatagtatgctttcagttaagaaaaagaaaacatgggatcaccggacccgttttcttgctacattataaaataggtaacttcctaacac
Proteins encoded:
- the LOC143059024 gene encoding uncharacterized protein LOC143059024 isoform X1; protein product: MNVIVKPLSTVTRLKTYRCGLALSAWILGSLLAIQYVVHVTYYSPKTYLEDACLHEFPYDQVIRYFDVCVLLIIPLIFIITCYIMIYMAIHKRRMYKCIKTTSNNDDVHERVNFKAKMRTVKQLLVISVVYVICWTPLFSASLLNYYGVLDYGITFRVLYGLAPLNSLTNPIIFLLFNYNMFCKVRKSSNKNTIVLKTNSTSTNSNATYL
- the LOC143059024 gene encoding uncharacterized protein LOC143059024 isoform X2, translating into MNVIVKPLSTVTRLKTYRCGLALSAWILGSLLAIQYVVHVTYYSPKTYLEDACLHEFPYDQVIRYFDVCVLLIIPLIFIITCYIMIYMAIHKRRMYKCIKTTSNNDDVHERVNFKAKMRTVKQLLVISFT